Proteins encoded by one window of Apus apus isolate bApuApu2 chromosome 17, bApuApu2.pri.cur, whole genome shotgun sequence:
- the LOC127391769 gene encoding CMRF35-like molecule 7, giving the protein MRIFLIWTLFSGGWAVTGPAQVTGRQGGSLEVSCSYKPRYKHNPKYWCRQDSLWTCHRVAQTNGSEVTVTRGRVSIGDKHAAHSFTVVLSNMTLEDTGWYFCGVDRRLWFDTWHTTAVMVSPAVSTTSEGSNMSPLPTNGHTGKPPVLSQLDVTYLLLLLGVKVAVVLVLACGAACVRTWGSSHNQENLQLLEVADSTGTLDCPSALETQSHPSVPLPPILPGLRHPSPPPRAGSCSAPSASFLGKPRPLLPAPMLERGGFGAQRACIC; this is encoded by the exons atgAGGATTTTCCTGATCTGGACCCTTTTCTCAG GTGGCTGGGCAGTGACAGGCCCTGCACAGgtgacaggcaggcagggtgggtCACTGGAGGTGTCCTGCAGCTACAAGCCACGCTACAAGCACAACCCCAAGTACTGGTGCCGCCAGGACTCCCTCTGGACTTGCCACCGCGTTGCCCAAACCAACGGCTCGGAGGTGACGGTGACACGGGGCAGGGTGTCCATTGGGGACAAACACGCAGCACACTCGTTCACGGTGGTGCTGAGCAACATGACACTGGAGGACACCGGCTGGTACTTCTGTGGAGTGGATAGGAGGCTGTGGTTCGACACGTGGCACACCACTGCGGTGATGGTCTCTCCAG CTGTTTCAACCACATCCGAGGGCAGCAACATGAGCCCGTTACCCACCAATGGCCACACTGGGAAGCCTCCAGTGCT GTCCCAGCTCGATGTCACctacctgctgcttctgctcgGTGTGAAAGTGGCCGTGGTGCTGGTCCTGGCATGTGGGGCTGCCTGTGTGAGGACCTGGGGCAGCAGCCACAACCAGGAaaacctgcagctcctggaggtgGCTGACAGCACCGGGACACTGGACTGTCCGTCTGCCCTGGAGACACAGAGTCACCCTTCTGTCCCCTTGCCCCCCATCCTGCCGGGGCTGCGACACCCATCACCGCCCCCccgggctgggagctgctcagcaccGAGTGCATCTTTCCTTGGGAAGCCTCGgcccctcctgccagcccccatgctggagaggggagggtTTGGGGCACAGAGAGCCTGTatctgctga
- the LOC127391944 gene encoding CMRF35-like molecule 6, which produces MRLEVEPRRPGAAMQLLPLLAWALLPGCWAVTGPDEVRGFLRGSLRVTCKYRPGREMQPKFWCVPGTLFTCDEDIVITSRQQPVVRQGRFSIRDNRESREITVIVHNLTKGDSGTHLCGVRTGKASVDLSHSVEVIVSPAPLPSSPASPYASTTKHAHLTSSVSVPTQITPRGKAVQPGPNHSYHDGSNPARLNVVEHILIPGIVVVLLLLLIAVGVLVMLSRKRKKALLGAAMEMDRTRSTSQAGADALNYSVINHSTRTAGNQLYSNAEALRSLKNTTTEYMEVRHSYQCLEDEKETLYARVQKPRPEQKEIYANLPSAREEPYSTGQGV; this is translated from the exons ATGCGGCTGGAGGTCGAGCCCCGCCGTCCCGGAGCGGCCATGCAGCTGCTGCCGCTGCTcgcctgggctctgctgccag GCTGCTGGGCAGTGACGGGGCCGGACGAAGTGCGGGGATTCCTGCGGGGGTCCCTCAGAGTGACCTGTAAGTACCGGCCCGGCCGGGAGATGCAGCCGAAATTCTGGTGTGTCCCGGGAACACTTTTCACCTGTGATGAAGACATCGTCATTACCTCGAGGCAGCAGCCCGTGGTGCGGCAGGGCCGATTCTCCATCCGGGACAATCGTGAATCTCGAGAGATCACGGTGATCGTTCACAACCTGACCAAGGGGGACAGCGGCACCCACCTCTGCGGGGTGCGAACGGGCAAAGCCTCGGTTGATCTGAGTCACAGTGTGGAGGTGATCGTGTCCCCAG ctcctcttccttcttccccagcatCACCCTATGCCTCGACCACCAAGCATGCTCATCTCACTTCCTCTGTATCAGTTCCCACACAGATAACACCCCGAGGGAAAGCTGTGCAACCAGGACCAAATCATTCCTACCACGACGGCTCCAACCCTGCACG cttgAATGTGGTTGAGCACATCCTCATTCCAGGCATCGTGGTGGTTCTTCTTTTGCTTCTAATTGCTGTTGGAGTTCTGGTTATGCTGtccaggaagaggaagaagg CCCTCTTGGGAGCAGCTATGGAGATGGACAGGACTCGCAGCACATCACAGGCA GGAGCAGATGCCTTGAACTACTCGGTCATTAACCACAGCACCCGCACAGCGGGGAACCAGCTGTACAGCAACGCCGAGGCTCTCCGCAGCCTGAAAAACACCACGACCGAGTACATGGAGGTCAGGCACAGCTATCAG TGTTTGGAAGACGAAAAAGAGACTTTATATGCCAGAGTACAGAAGCCCCGGCCGGAGCAGAAGGAGATCTATGCCAATCTGCCATCAGCCAGAGAAGAGCCCtacagcacagggcagggggtgtga